The genomic region CCATCGCCGGCGCCGGGAACGTCGGCCGGTCGATCGCCGGCGAACTGCTGGAGAACGGGCACGAGGTCCTGCTGATCGACAAGGACCCCCGCGCGATCAAGGCCGAGTCGGTGCCGCGGGCGGAGTGGCTGCTCGCCGACGCGTGCGAGCTGTCCTCGCTGGAGGAGGCGGCCCTGCAGCGGTGCCAGGTCGCGATCGCCAGCACCGGCGACGACAAGGTCAACCTGGTCGTCTCGCTGCTGGCCAAGACCGAGTTCGGCGTGCCGCGCACGGTGGCCCGCGTCAACCACCCGCGCAACGAGTGGATGTTCAACGAGGCCTGGGGCGTCGACGTGGCGGTGTCAACGCCGCGGATCATGTCCGCGCTGGTCGAGGAGGCCGTCTCGGTCGGCGACCTGGTCCGGCTGTTCACCTTCCGCCAGGGCGACGCCAACCTGGTCGAGCTGACGCTGCCGGAGGACTCCCCGATGATCGGCCTGCGGGTCGGCGACATCGACTGGCCGACCGACACCGCCCTGGTCACGATCATCCGCGAGGGCCGGGTGCTGCGGCCGGACCCGGACAGCACGCTCGAGCTGAACGACGAGCTGCTGTTCGTCGCGGCCGACGAGACCGAGGAGCAGCTCGAGGACATGCTGTCCCCGCACCACCGCAAGTAGCAGCACACCGAACCGCCCGTACGCCGAAGGTCCGGCGTACGGGCGGTTCGTCGTTGGCGGGGCGGGCTACTTCTTCTTGTTCTTGCCGCCGCCGAGCAGGTGGGTGACGTGGTCGCGTGCCTCGTCCCACTTGTCCGGCGGCAACGATCCCCGCAGCACCGCGTACGCGAGCCACAGGGCCAGCGCGTAGAACGGCAGACCGAGACCGACCTTGGCGATGCCGAGCGCGTTCAGGCTGCCGGTCAGGTAGAGCGGGGTCTGGACGATCAGGCGGATCGCGAACAGGCCGACGAACACCAGCGTCGCCCGGCTGAAGCCGCGCAGCATCGCCGGGTCGCGGCGCCAGGCCGTGCCGGTCTGGGTGATCAGGCCGTAGACCACGCCGAACAGCGGCCAGCGCAGCAGCACGGTCAGCAGGTAGAGCAGGCCGTAGCCCAGGTTGGTGAGCAGCCCCGGCAGGTAGACGTCCTCGGCGCGACCGCTGCGGTTCGCCACCCAGGCCGAGATCAGCACGCCGATGAAGCCGCCGAGCACGTTGCGCAGCGGCTGCTTGCGCACCAGCCGCAGCAGTGCGACCGCCGCACCGCAGGCGATCGCGACGATCAGCGCCAGCCGCAGGTCGTGGTCGCTGGCGGCGTAGACGATCAGGAACGCAATCCACGGCAGGCCGATGTCGAGCAGCGCGCCCCAGCCGCCGAGGGCGTGGAAGAAGTCCTTGTCGGTGGTCTGCGGCCGGCTCCCGGCCGGCTCGTCGCCCACCGTGTCGCCCGGAGCCGCACCGGTCACCGTGCCGGTCGGCACACCGGTCGCCGTGCCGGTCGGGGCCGTGCCGGTCGGCGCGCCAGTTGCTGCGGCTGACGCTGTGCCGGTCGCTTCGCTCGGAGCTGTGCCCGGCGCTTCGCTCGGAGCTGTGCCGGTCGCTGCACCCGGCGCTGTGCCGGGCAGCGTGCCGGCCCCTGGGCCCGCCCCCTGGGCGAGCCCGTCCTTCGGTCCCCCGTCCGAACCGGCCGTGGCCGGCTCGGACGGCTTGGCCCGGTCGGACTCCGCCGTCTGCTCCACGGCCTCGATCTCCGGCCGCAGGATCTCGACCAGCGTCTCCTCGAGGTTTTCCTCGACCCCGGAGTCGCGACCCGCGCGCGGCTCAGCCATGCGCGGCCGTCGGACGGAGCTCGTAGCGCGGGTTGAACATCACCCGGTCACCGTCCACGACCCCGATCCGCCCGGATGCGATCAGCTCCGAGCCGGGATGGATGCCGGCGATCTTGCGCCGGCCGAGCCAGATCAGCTTCACCGTGCCGGTGCCGTCGTACAACTCGCCCTCCAGGGCCGGGACCCCGCCGCGCGGGCTGAACGTGATCGTGCGCAGCGTCCCGAACAGCGTCACCATCTCCCGGTCCAGACAACCGGTGATCGACCGCGCGCCACAGTCGTGCGCGTAGTCCTGCAGTACCTCGGCGTCCTGCTGGTCCTGGTCACCGGCCAGGCCCCGGAAGGCACGTCGCCACAGACCCGCGGGCTTGTCGCTCCCCATGGGATCAGTGTAATCCGCCGGACGCGCCCGGCCGGTATCCGGACATCAGGCTCAGGCCTCTTCCTCGCCGGCCGGCTGGGCACCGGCGGGCAGCCGCAGCGGCAGCGACTCGCGCGGCGCCATCGGCTCGGATCCGCGGACCACGACCACGTTGCGCAGGGCCTGCTCCATCGGCGGCGCGGCCTCCGGCTCCACCGCGGCGCGACCGAGCACGGTGGCCCGGAGCAGCCAGCGCGGACCGTCGACGCCGATCACGCGCGAGGTCTGGCTGAAGATCTGTCCCTCGGGATCCTGGACCGGCACGACCAGCACCAGCTCGGTGCCGAACGGGCCCTCGGTCTCCGACGCGGTGCCGCCCATCCGGGTCGCCTCGCCGGCGATCTCCTGGCGGACCTCGTCCCAGATGCCGGCCGTCTTCGGCGCGGCGAACGCGCGCAGCTCCAGCGCGGAGTCCTCGAGCACCAGCAGGATCGCCTGCACGTCACCACTCTGCTCGTCGACCTGCAGCCGCAGCTCCATGCCCGGCAGGCCGGTGATCACCAGCGCGCCGAGATCGATGCGGTCCTCGGCCTCCAGCGTCGCGGGGTCCACCTCGGTGACGTCGAACGGACCACCGCCGGTCGCACCGGCCGCGGCCTCGCCGGCCTCCGCCGGGGTGCCGTCGGCGGCGTCCGCCTCGGTCGTCCCGGTGCTCTGCTCGACGGCGTCGGCCGTCGGTCCGGTGTCCTCGTTCTTGGCCTTCCGGCGGAAGATCACTGCTCTTGCCTACTTCCTCGATCGTGAGTCGTGTCTGCGGGGCGGCGCGACCCCGCCGTAGTCTGGCGCACCCGCAGGTCAGCGGGACGCACCTGGTCAGCGTGTCACATCACCGAAACCACCGGTCGAGCCGTGGCCGCCCTCGCCGCGCGCCGAGCCCGGCAACGTGCCGACCTCGACGAACCGGACCTTCTCCACCTGCTGCACGACCAGCTGCGCGATCCGGTCGCCGCGCCGCAGGGTCACCTCGGCGTGCGGGTCGAGATTGATCAGGCAGACCTTGATCTCACCCCGGTAGCCCGCATCCACTGTGCCCGGTGCGTTCACGATCGACACTCCGTGCTTGGCCGCGAGTCCCGATCGCGGGTGCACGAACGCGGCGTACCCGTCCTGCAGCGCGATCGCGATCCCGGTGCCGACCAGCGCCCGCTCCCCCGGCTTCAGCGTGACGTCGTGGCTCGCCACCAGGTCCACCCCTGCATCCCCAGGATGCGCGTACGCCGGAACCGGCAACTCCGGATCAAGCCTGCGAATCAGCACCTCGGTCATGGGTTCACCTCGTAGTCGTGGACGGAGTCAGTCGTCATGTCGGTGCCGTGCTCGACGAAGTGCTCGGGTGGGACGACGACGAACACCGCGCTCGCGCGCACCGCGACGCTGCCCTCGGGTCCGCCCAGCCGGCCGACCGCCTTCGCGTACATCCGGCGTCCGGCGAAGCCCAGGCAGCGGGCGCGCAGCGAGAGCGTCGCACCCACCGGGACCGGCCGGATGTAGTCGGTCTCCAGCCGCCCGGTCACCATCGGCCGCCGCAGCAACCAGGAGAGGCCGCCCAGCGTCTCGTCGAGCGCCAGGGCGAGTACGCCGCCATGAGCCAGGCCGGGCGCTCCCTGGTGGTCCGCGGTGACGGTGAACTCACCGCTGATACTCACCTCCGGCCCAGCGGTCGACACCAGCCGCAGTCCGGTCGGGTGCGACGGACCGCACGCCACGCAGTTCGCGTAGTGCGACGGCAGCACCGTGCCGGGAGCAGGTGCGTCCGGGTGACGCTCCGGCGGCTCGAGGTCGCGCTGCGGGGTCGCAGTGCGGGTCGGTGGCTCGATCACGAGAGGCGACCCTACCGACGCGCTCCGGCGGCCCACGTGCCAGGCTGGTCCTGTGTCGAACTACCGCGAGCGGTTGAGCGTGCCGGTGCGCTGGTGGATCATCGCCGCGCTGGCCGTGCTGACCATCCTGGTGATCACCGCCGTGCCCGCCGGCAAGCCGATCGGCTTCACCGTGGCCGGCGTGGCCGCCGTCATCCTGGTCGTGCTGTTCGTCCGGTACGGCGGCGCGGTGGTCGAGGTCGGCCCCAGCACGCTGCACGCGGGCCGGGCCACCATCGAGCGGACCCACCTCGGCAAGGTCGAGCCGTTGACCGGCGAGGCGGTCCGGAACGCGTTCGGCCGCGACTGCGACCCCACGGCGTACCTGGTGCTGCGCAGCTACCTGCCCGGCGCGGTGCGGGTGGAGATCACCGACCCGCACGACCCCACGCCGTACTGGCTGATCGCGACGCGCTCGCCGGAGCGGCTGGCGGCGGCGCTGACCGAGAACAGCGTGGCAAGATCCTGAGTACTGCCGGTCCGCGCTGAGCGGGTCCGGACGGGCCTAGCGAGGAGGCACGACGTGATCGGAGCCAAGATCGGCTGGAAGCTGGTGCTGGCCGTCTTCACGATGGTGGTCGGACTGGTCGCCAACAAGGCGGTCACGACCGCGTGGAAGATCGGTGCCGGCGGCAAACCCCCGAAGGGCAGCCAGGCCGGGTACGTCGAGGTGGTCACCTGGGCGGTCGCCAGCGGTGCCGCCGCGGCGGCGGCCAAGCGGTTCGCCGAGGACCGGGCGGCGAAGTACTGGCTGAAGTCGACCGGGCACCTGCCGCCCGGCTACGAGACCGAGGCGGTCAAAGACACCGTGAAGGACGCCGTCAAGGCGTAGCCGGGAGCGACCAAGGGACCGGCCCCCCGAAGGGGGACGGTCCCGGATGGTACGACTCAGCCGAGCAGGGCGACGGTGCTGTTGTCAGGCAGCGCAGTCGCGGCAGATCAGCTGGCCGTTCTTGCTGTTCGCGAGCTGGCTGCGGTGGTGGACCAGGAAGCAGCTCGAACAGGTGAACTCGTCGGCCTGGCGCGGGAGAACCCGTACCGCCAGTTCCTCGTGGCTCAGGTCGGCGCCGGGCAGCTCGAAGCTCTCGGCGGCTTCGGCCTCGTCCTCGTCGACCTTGCCGGAGTTCTTGTCGTGACGGCGAGTCTTCAGTTCCTCGATCGACTCCTCGCTGGAGTCCTCGTCCGTCTTGCGCGGGGCGTCGTAGTCAGTCGCCATGGTGTTTCCCTGCCCTCTTCGTACCCGTGGTGTTGCCTGCTGAGCCCTGGAACGGATAGTGGGGCCGAGAAATTCCGCCCGGAATCCCTCGGGTCCCCCGAACCCCTTGACAGACAGGCCGGAAACGGTCTCGCTACCGCTCCCGAGGCAGGGATTGTGCCCTATCAACCGGTCTTCGCGCGCGTCGGGGTCCACCTTCTGACCCGCGTGTCGGCGAAATTGTCAGGACCGAACAGCTGAATGCGCATTAACGCCCGTAGTGCGCAGTCTCAGAGCATGAAGGTGCACAAACTATGCGCGCAGCGGGTCGGCGGCCGCCAACGCGTCGTGCAACGCGTCGAACACACCGGGTGTTGCCGCGATCGACATCTCCGGTGACACCTCCGCGCCGTTCAGCCCGCCGACCCGCGCCCCGGCCTCGGCGGCGACCAGCGCGCCGGCACCGTAGTCCCACGGGTTCAGGCCGCGCTCGTAGACGGCGTCCAGCCGGCCGCAGCCGACGTAGCACAGGTCGATCGCGCCGACGCCGATCCGGCGGATGTCGCGGACCTGGGTGATCAGCTGCTCGACCACGCCGGCCTGGACCTGCCGCCTGGCCGGGTCGTAGCCGAAGCCGGTGCCGACCAGGGCCCGGTCGAGGTCGGTGCACTCCGAGACCCGGATCGGCTTGCCGTCCAGGAACGCGCCGCCGCCCAGGGTCGCGGTGAACACCTCGCCCTTCGGCGCGTCCACGACCACGCCGGCCACGGTCCGGCCGTCCTGCTCGACCGCGATCGACACGGCGTACGTCGGGATGTCGTACAGGTAGTTCACCGTGCCGTCGATCGGGTCGACCACCCAGCGCACCCCGCTGGAGCCGAAGATGTCGTCGCCCTCCTCGCCGAGGAACGAGTCGTCCGGCCGCGCTTGCAGCACCCGGGCGCGGATCAGCTCCTCGGACTCGCGGTCGACCGCGGTGACGATGTCGGTGGCGGTGCTCTTGGTGTCGGCGACCGTGATCGTGCCGCGCCGGCGCTCGACGATGAGCTCGGCCGCCTCGGTGGCGACCGTGACGGCCAGCTTCAGCAGTTCCTGCGGGGTGCTCATGCGTTGTCCTTCGGTCCTGCTGTCGAGGGGGCGGCGGGAGGCGTCTGGTCCGACGAGGCCTGGTGCGCGGAGCCGTCGGCAGGCGCTGAGGCGCCCGCTGCGGGCCGGCGGAGGGCGGGGCAGCAGTCGGGGCGGCAGTTGTCCCAGCCGGGGCCCAGCTTGCCCACACAGGGCCGCTCCGGCTGCTCCCCGCGCTCGGCGGCGGCCCGCTCGACCACCAGGTCGCGCAGCATCGTGACGAACCCCTGGTCGGTCCCCGGCGTCGCGGCCCGGGCCATCGGCAGACCGAGCTTCTCCGCGGTCGCTCTGGCCTCGGTGTCGAGGTCGTAGATGACCTCCATGTGGTCGCTGACGAACCCGATCGGCACCACCGCCACGCCGGGCACACCGGCCGCGGTCAGGTCCTCCAGGTGGTCGTTGACGTCCGGCTCGAGCCACGGGACCTGCGGCGGGCCGGACCGCGAGCAGTAGACCAGGTCGGTCCGCCGGCTGACACCCGTACGCCGTTCCAGCTCGGCGGTGATCTCGGCGGCGACGTCCAGGTGCCAGGTGACGTACCCGTTGCCGTCCGGCCCGCTGGTCGCGTTCATCGCGGTCGGGATGGAGTGCGTCACGTAGGCGATCGCGGAGCCCTCCGGCAGCTCGGCCAGCGCGGCGGCGGTCGACTCGACGAAGGACCCGACGAAGCCGGGATGGTTGGCGTAGTGCCGCAGCTTGTCGATCGCCGGCGCGTTCTCCACCGCGGCGGTCGCGTCGGCCAGGTTTTCCCGGTACTGCCGGCAGCCGGAGTACGACGGGTACGCGCTGGTGACGATCACCACGGCCCGGCGGATCCCGTGGGCGGCCATCTCCCGCAGCGTGTCGGTCAGGTACGGCGCCCAGTTCCGGTTGCCCCAGTAGATCGGCAGGTCCAGCCCGATCTGCGCGAAGGACTCCCGCAGCGCGGCCAGCAGGGCCCGGTTCTGGTCGTTGATCGGGCTGCGGCCGCCGAACCCGTAGTAGTGCTCGCCGACCTCCTTCAGCCGTTCGTCCGGGATGCCGCGGCCGCGGGTGACGTTCTGCAGGAACGGCAGCACGTCCTCGGGCTGCTCGGGGCCGCCGAAGGACAGCAGCAGCACGGCGTCGTAGGGAGCGGCATCGGTACGGATCGGATCGGGCGACACGAGGTGGGGCATACACCGATGTTCTCAGGCGGGCCGGATACGGTGTGCACGGTCCCCCATGCTGATGCCCTACGTCCACCTCATGCGCCGTCCCGGTGCCGCCGCGTTCTGCGCCGCCGGGATCCTCGGGCGTATGCCGATCTCGATGATCGGTCTGGGCATCGTCATCCTGATCGCCGAGGAGAGCGGCTCGTACGGTCTGGCCGGCGCGGTCTCCGGCGTGGCCGTGGTCGCCGGCGCGATCACCGGACCGGTGCAGGGCCGGCTGGTCGACCGGTTCGGCCAGCGGACGCTGCTGCTGGTCGGCAGCGTGGTCTGCACGGTCGCGCTGGCCGCGCTGCTGGTGGCGGTCAGGGCCGACGCGCCGACCGCCCTGCTGTACCTGCTCTCGTTCGTTGCCGGTGGCACGCGTCCGCAGGTCGGCTCGTTCGTCCGGGCCCGCTGGACCCACCTGCTCGGCCGCGGCCGGGCGCTGCAGACCGCGTTCGCGCTGGAGGCCGTCGGCGACGAGGTGGTGTTCATCGTCGGCCCGGTCCTGGTCACCGCACTCGCCACCCAGGTCAGCCCGTACGCCGCGCTCGGTGTGGCCGGACTCCTCGGCCTGGGTGGAGGCATCTGGCTGGCACTGCTCCGGCGGTCCGACCCGCCGGGCCGCGGCAAGTCCAACGGCACCGAGCAGGCCCCACTCCCCTGGCTCTCGCTGCTGCTGCTCAGCGTGATCGGTCTGGGCCTGGGAGCGACACTCGGCAGCGCTGAGGTCGTCACCATCGCGTTCACCGCCGCAGAGGGTCAACCGGGCATGTCAGGCGTCGTACTGGCGGTCTGGGCGTTCGGGTCGCTGCTGGCCGGGCTCTGGTACGGCTCGGTGCACTGGCGGGCTCCGGTCGAGCGCCGGCTGCTGATCGGCACGATCCTGCTCGCCATCTCGCTGGCGCCGTTGCCCTGGGTCGGCAGCACCCTCGCTCTGGGTGGAGTGCTGTTCTGCGCCGGACTGACGATCGCACCGACGATGGTCGCCGTCACGGCGTGCGTGGAGGAGTGGGTCCCGCCGCAACGGCTGACCGAGGCGATCACCTGGACCGTCACCGGCATCCTGTTCGGCGTCGCACCCGGCAACGCGCTGGCCGGGCACGCGGTCGACCGGTACGGCGCCTCCTCGGCGTACTGGGTGCCGGTGGGGATCGGCGTGCTCTGCGCCGTGGTCGCCGCCTGCTCGATCACCTTCGCCCGGCCGAAGACCCGCTTCGCGCACAACTGACCGGCTCAGGGGTTGCGCGGCAGCGGGGCGTTCCAGCCGCGGCGGATGGCGACCAGGCGGATCAGGAAGCAAACCACCGCGGCGCTGATCGGGACCCAGAGCGCGTGGTAGCCCAGCGCGGACGCCAGCACCACGATGCCCGCGCCCAGGAACGCCGGCGTCGCGTAGATCTCCGACCGCAGGACCACCGGCACCCGGCCGGAGAGCACGTCCCGGACGACTCCGCCGCCGATGCCCGAGATGGTGCCGAGCAGGGCGGCCGACAGCGGCGAGAGCCCGTAGTCGATCGCCTTCAGCGCGCCGGTCACGCAGAACAGCGCCAGCCCGGCCGCGTCGAAAATGTTCACCAGCCGCTCGACCCGGCCGATCCGCGGATGCAGGAAGAAGGTCAGCAACCCCGCGGCGACCGGTACGGCGAGGTACCGCCAGTCCTCCAGCGCGGCCGGCGGCGTCACCCCGATCAGCACGTCCCGCAGGAACCCGCCGCCCAGTCCGGTCACCAGTGCCAGCACCTGGATCCCGAACACGTCCAGGTTCTTCCGCACCCCGACCAGCGCGCCGGTGATCCCGAACACGAAGATGCCGACCAGGTCGAGCACCGCCAGCAGCACAGATCCGTCCACCCCCGCACGCTAACCGCCCATCTGCTGGTTGCCGGGCTAGGGTCTGGGCATGTCCGGGCCGCCTGTCGTCGACTACAGCGCCACCTCGGCGCGTCCGGCGTGGAGCGCGCTGCCCGAGGCACTCCGGCGCTCGCTCGCTGTTGCTCTGGGCACCGAGATCGTGGAGGCCGGACCGTCGGTCGGCGCCGGCTTCACCGGCGGCCTCGCGGCCCCGTTACGGCTGGCCGACGGTCGCAAGGTGTTTGCCAAGGCCGCGCCGGACACGCAGCACGGGTACGACGCGTACCGGCGCGAGGCGGAGATCGTCCCGCAGCTCCCACCCGCCGTCCGGGTTCCGGCCGTCGTCGCCACCGCCCAGGCCGGCGGCAGTGCGGGTGAAAGGTGGTTCGCCGTCGCCTCGGAGTACGTGGCCGGCCGGATGCCGGGCACGCCGTGGACCGCTGCGGACTTCGCCGCCGCGACCGCGGCCTGCGAGGTGATGGCCGAAGCTCTCAGCCCGACGCCGCTGGCCGGCCTCGCCACCTTCGTCGCCGAGCTGGAGGCCGGCGGCTTTCCGTTTCACCTGGCCGACGAGATTCTCGCCGGCGACCGCCCGCTCCCGCCCGGCTTCCAGCCGTGGCTGCCGACCGCGCTGCCCGAGCTCTCCGCCCTGATCGCCCGCTATCCCGTCGCGCTGGCCGGCGACTCGGCCATGCACAGCGACCTGCGCCCCGACAACCTCTTGATCGACCGCACCGGCCAGTGCTGGACCGTCGACTGGAACTGGCTGTCGCTCGGCCCGGCCTGGTGCGACTGGGTCGGCCTGCTGCCGGTTGCCCAGGCGCACGGCATCGACACCGCCGCCGCGATCCGCCGGAGCCCGCTCACCGCCGACGTGCCCGCCGACGACCTCGACTGCTGCGCGGCCATCATCGCGGCGTACATGCTCGACGCACTCGACGCGCCGCCGCCGCCCGGCTGTACTCCTGAGCTGCGCCGGCATCAGCGCCTGTACGCCTGGACCTTCCTCGACTGGCTGGCCCTGCGCCGCGGCTGGGACGTTTAGTCGAGGTCGAAGCCCAGTTCCTCGGCAGCTCTGGTCGGGACCGGATCGGCCCACCGGTTGGTGTAGCTGGTGGAGGTCGCCATCGACCGGGGCTCGACCTGGTCGACGTACAGCCTGCCGTTGAGGTGATCGGTCTCGTGCTGGAAGATCCGGGCCTGCCAGCCGGACAGGGTGAGCCGGCGACGGGCCCCGGTGAGGTCGGAGTAGCCGGCGTCGACCTTGAGTGGACGGCTCACCACCCCGGTGAAGCCCGGCATGCTCAGACAGCCCTCGTAAAAGCCGCGCTTGTCCCGCCCGCGCGGCGCGTACTCCGGGTTCAGCACCGCCAGAAACTCCAGCGGATACCGCTCACGCGCCTCGGCCACCTCGGCCGAGACCGTCGCCGGATCCTCCAGCACAGCAATCCGCAGCGGTACGCCGACTTGTGGCGCGGCCAGTCCGACTCCGGGCGCCGCCAGCATGGTCCGCCGGAGCAGCTCGACGAAGTCCTTCAGCAGGCCGTCGTCGAACTGGCCGTCGAACGGCTCGGCCTTCCGGCGCAGGACCGGGTCGCCGAGCTGCACGATCGGCGCCACGTCGTCGCGGTACAGCTCGACCAGGGCCTCGACCCGGTCCTTGACAGTGCTGGATGTGCTCATAACCCCTCGGGAAGTGGTGACGTGGTCCGTGCCGGCCACGTGCTGGGTCAGCGGTGCGACGAGCGCGCTCGTCAACAGCACCCGCCGGGACAGTGGCACGGCTCGCTCCGATCGATCGGTTCCACCCGGCAGCATAGGATCGACGCATGGGCAAAGGGCCGGTGACGCGGTACAAGGTCGAGGTTCTCGACGGCGACAAGCTGTCTCGCCGCGAGGACGTCGTGGTCACCGAGGAACCGCTCGAGCTGCGGCTGGAGTGGCCGGGCCGGCCGGCCGCGCCGCTGACGGTGACGATGCGCACGCCCGGCGCCGACTTCGAGCTCGCCGCCGGGTTCTGTCTCGGCGAGGGGTTCGCGGTCCGCCCCGACGCCCTCAAGACCGTTGCCTACTGCACCGATGTGCAGCTGACCCGGGAGCAGCAGTTCAACACCGTCACGGTGACCTTCGACGGCCCGCCGGACCGCGAGCCGCTCGAGCGGTACGGCGTGACGTCGGCCGCCTGCGGGGTCTGCGGCCAGCAGAGCCTGGACGAACTGGCCGAGCGCGCCTACGCCCCCGTCGACCCGGTCGAGGCCCCGCTGGACGTCGTGCTGCGGCTGCCCGACCTGCTGCGGGAGGCGCAGCCCACGTTCGGCCGGACCGGTGGACTGCACGCGGCCGGTCTGTTCACCGCCGACGGCCGCAAGGTGGTCGTCAAGGAGGACGTCGGCCGGCACAACGCCGTCGACAAGGTGATCGGCTGGACGGTGCTCAACCAGCACAGCCGGAAGGGCCTGGTGCTGGTGCTCAGCGGCCGCGCCGGGTACGAACTGGTTCAGAAGGCGGTCGCGGCCGGGATCGGCATGATCGTCGCGGTCGGCGCCCCGTCCAGCCTGGCCGTCGACCTGGCTCGGCGGTTCGGGATCACACTGGCCGGCTTCACCCGCGGTGAGCGCTGTGTGATCTACAGCACTCCGGGGCGTATCCTGCACTGAACACCCATCCGCCGGCCCGGCGGCTCCGAAGATCCTCCGACTTGTTCGACAACCGAAGAGGATGTCCGCTTGTGAGCGAGGAGTCGACAGCCCTTCCGTGGCCGCTGGTGGCCGGGGCCGGCGGGACCACGCCGACCGAGCTGATGGCTCGGGTGGCCCGTGGGGACTCCGACGCGTTCGCCCAGCTGTACGACCAGATGGTGCCGCGCGTCTACGGCCTGATCCGGCGGGTGCTGCGCAACCCGGCCCAGTCCGAGGAGGTCACCCAGGAGGTGATGGTCGAAGTCTGGCGGACCTGCACCCGGTACGACGCCGACCGCGGCTCACCCGCCTCCTGGATCCTCACGATGGCGCACCGGCGGGCGATCGACCGGGTCCGCTCCGAGCAGTCGTCGACCGACCGTGAGCAGGCGATGGCCGCGGCCAGCGCCACCACGGAGTACGACGAGGTGGCCGAGGCGGTCACCTCGAACCTGGAGGTCCAGCAGGTGCGGAACTGCCTCTCGGCGCTGACCGAGCTGCAACGGGAGTCGGTGACACTGGCCTACTACGGCGGATACTCCTACCGCGAAGTCGCCGAACTGCTGGACGCCAAACTGGCGACGATCAAGGCGCGGATGCGCGACGGCCTGATCCGGCTGCGCGACTGCCTGGGTGTGACGGAGAAGTGAGGGCCATGACGCCGCCTGATGTGCACATGCTGACCGGCCCCTACGTGCTGAACGCGCTGCCCGAGGACGAGCGGATCGGCTTCGAGCGGCATCTCGCCGACTGCTCCTCGTGCAGCGCAGAGGTCGCCGAGCTGCGGGAAGCAGCCAACAAGCTCGGCACGGCCGTCGCGGCGCCGCCGCCACCTGCACTGAGGTCACGGGTGCTCGCCGAGATCGCGACCACCCGGCAGCTGCCGCCGCTGGTCCGCGAGCCGGAGCCGGCACCGGTGGACGAGCTCGCGCACCGGCGGTACAGCCGGCGCTCGGTCTTCGGCCTGGCCGCCGCCGCGCTGGCCGTCGCCGGCGCGGGTGGCATTGCGGTCGACCAGTACCGCGACAGCCAGCGGCTCGAGCGGCAGAACCAGGAGCTCGCCGCACTGCTGTCCCAGCCGGACGCGAGGACCGCCCGCAGCGACGTCGCCGGCGGCGGTCAGGCGACAGTCGTGATGTCGCCGAGCCAGGACCGCGCCATCGTGCTGCTGCACGGCCTGGCGAAACTGCCCGACGGCAAGACCTACCAGCTCTGGCTGCAAGACCGCTCCGAGGCGATGCACTCGGCCGGCATCGCGGCGCCCGAGGACAGCAAGCTGATCCAGGGCGGCATCACCGACAAGATCGCCCTCGGCATCACCGTCGAGAACACCCCCGGCGTCGACGCCCCCACTCAGGCTCCCGCCGCCCTCGTCCGGATGGCCTGATCCCGACCGCGCC from Kribbella flavida DSM 17836 harbors:
- a CDS encoding anti-sigma factor, translating into MTPPDVHMLTGPYVLNALPEDERIGFERHLADCSSCSAEVAELREAANKLGTAVAAPPPPALRSRVLAEIATTRQLPPLVREPEPAPVDELAHRRYSRRSVFGLAAAALAVAGAGGIAVDQYRDSQRLERQNQELAALLSQPDARTARSDVAGGGQATVVMSPSQDRAIVLLHGLAKLPDGKTYQLWLQDRSEAMHSAGIAAPEDSKLIQGGITDKIALGITVENTPGVDAPTQAPAALVRMA